The following DNA comes from Candidatus Methylacidiphilum fumarolicum.
ACTTAGATTTTTCCCAAGCTGCACATACCCCATAGTCTTTACAGCCTCTTCTAAAGACCAGACACGCCCATTATTGAAATAAGGAGCTGTTTTCGTAACGTTCCGTAAAGAAGGAACTTTAAAAACATATTTATCCGCGGGGTTTTTAGTGACTTCAAATCTTCCTAAATCCTGAAGCCATTCCACCTTGTGGACCAGTCCAAATTTTTGAAACATTCCTCCGCCAATATCTGTTCCATTATGACAAGTAATGCATCCCGTTTGGATGAAAGTCTTGAGTCCTTCTTTTTCCTCAGGACTGAGTGCAGAAAGATCGCCATCCATATACCGATCAAAGCGTGAGAGAGTCAAAAGGGTTCTTTCAAAGGCAGCGATGGCTTTTGCAGCATTTTCAAAAGTGATTGGATCCGTGTCTTCAGGGAAAGCCTTATGAAACATCTCTTCATACTGTGGAATGCTTTTGAGTCTTTGTACGACTAGTTCTTTGGTAGAAGCCATCTCTTTTGGGTTAAGCATGGGGCCCATAGCCTGCTCTTCTACATCTTTTGCTCTTCCATCCCAAAATTGAGTAAATTGTAGGGCTGCATTTAAAACGGTTGGAGCATTGCGAGGACCAATCTGCCATTTATGGCCAATGGATGTCGGAAGACCATCTACTCCGCTGTTAGCCAAACTGTGGCATGAGTTGCAACTGATTTTAGCGCTTTTCGAAAGGCGTGGTTCGAAAAAGAGATAGCGGCCTAAGTTGACTTTTTCAGGAGTTACTGGATTAGCCGGGTTATCGGCTACTTTTGGCAGTATCCCAAAAATAGGTTTTACTTTGTCTGGGGAGATATCCTGAGAGAAACCGGAGTAGGTGGTTAGCAAAGAAGAACACACTATTGAGAAGAAAACTATTTTATACTTTTGCATCGCTGGCCTCTTTTGTAATCCGTTTTCGAAAAAAAACACGCTTCAACCAAAAACCCAAAGGAATTGCTTTTAATGCATGCTATTGAAGGCTTTATTATCTTTTGATCGAACTGTCAAGCAATCAAAATGAAAAGATTTTAAAGCGATATTTCCTTTATTGGACTTCGACCTTAATGGTCTGATCGGCCAAG
Coding sequences within:
- a CDS encoding cytochrome-c peroxidase yields the protein MQKYKIVFFSIVCSSLLTTYSGFSQDISPDKVKPIFGILPKVADNPANPVTPEKVNLGRYLFFEPRLSKSAKISCNSCHSLANSGVDGLPTSIGHKWQIGPRNAPTVLNAALQFTQFWDGRAKDVEEQAMGPMLNPKEMASTKELVVQRLKSIPQYEEMFHKAFPEDTDPITFENAAKAIAAFERTLLTLSRFDRYMDGDLSALSPEEKEGLKTFIQTGCITCHNGTDIGGGMFQKFGLVHKVEWLQDLGRFEVTKNPADKYVFKVPSLRNVTKTAPYFNNGRVWSLEEAVKTMGYVQLGKNLSDEEVKKIVSFLGSLAAEPPLQITLPNLPPSTAKTPKPMP